The Lepisosteus oculatus isolate fLepOcu1 chromosome 4, fLepOcu1.hap2, whole genome shotgun sequence genome window below encodes:
- the LOC107077436 gene encoding myosin heavy chain, clone 203-like, which yields MITIKALTVHDELHQEEHCTQVRNEDSKNENGKDETGESHSTGSVRSITRDIEKPWVRTDKVGQEVPFENEDQSYASLLAASHPQDSLSNLIYHASPLESIKELDEMDGREEQVSELERSPGDGAVKIKQQDTDDGIPLQSEKERCEVQAGSNPGAVLIGQSVFEDTLESTIMRDENEPLDPTGKDLLQVTPNGEHHQKESHKALVLADDRWERVFSRASDDREIQQEPKEHHQSTEQCGKDDRDGVMECKGDRLSPSEPSIQELQDPELKHESYQSENNRLCNKVKDSKMRIRELENELCTEKRKSESHAHRIRELEMEMSNSSLIGVLTECKTKVEQLEELRYSSRELMIQLQEANRIAACLKQRIVHLEEERMLKQQQLVNLGEELEGSRKALEQKNREMVKVKVQVQALNEELERTQDKKLCPAECLSNGHTVNQPHRRSRNDTNDSKVCALL from the exons ATGATAACAATCAAGGCGCTAACAGTCCACGATGAGTTGCATCAAGAGGAGCACTGCACGCAGGTCAGGAACGAAGACAGTAAAAATGAGAATGGTAAAGATGAGACTGGGGAGAGCCACAGCACTGGCTCTGTTAGATCTATAACCAGGGACATAGAGAAGCCTTGGGTGAGAACAGACAAAGTGGGACAAGAGGTCCCTTTTGAAAATGAAGACCAATCTTATGCAAGTCTGCTGGCAGCATCTCATCCACAGGACAGCCTTAGTAACCTGATTTACCATGCGTCTCCACTGGAGTCTATAAAAGAATTGGATGAGATGGATGGAAGGGAAGAACAAGTGTCTGAACTAGAGAGGAGCCCTGGAGATGGGGCTGTTAAAATCAAACAGCAGGACACTGATGATGGCATCCCACTACAATCTGAGAAGGAAAGGTGTGAGGTACAAGCTGGATCAAATCCTGGAGCTGTTCTCATAGGGCAATCAGTCTTTGAGGATACCTTGGAGTCTACAATCATGCGTGACGAAAATGAGCCTCTGGACCCAACAGGTAAAGATTTGTTGCAGGTCACTCCTAATGGTGAGCATCACCAGAAGGAATCACACAAGGCTCTTGTGCTGGCAGACGACAGGTGGGAGCGAGTGTTTTCACGTGCATCTGACGATAGAGAAATTCAACAGGAACCGAAAGAGCACCACCAGTCAACAGAACAATGTGGCAAAGATGACAGAGATGGTGTCATGGAATGTAAAGGAGATCGACTTAGTCCTTCAGAGCCTTCTATTCAGGAGCTGCAGGACCCTGAATTGAAGCACGAATCTTACCAGAGTGAAAATAACAGACTGTGCAATAAGGTGAAGGATTCCAAAATGAGAATAAGAGAACTGGAGAACGAGCTGTGCACAGAGAAGAGGAAATCTGAGAGCCATGCACACAGGATCAGAGAACTGGAAATGGAAATGTCCAACAGCTCCCTAATTGGCGTTCTGACCGAATGCAAGACAAAAGTGGAGCAATTGGAGGAGCTCAGATATTCATCACGTGAACTGATGATCCAA CTGCAGGAGGCAAACAGGATTGCAGCGTGCCTGAAACAGAGGATTGTCCacctggaggaggagaggatgTTGAAGCAGCAGCAGCTTGTGAATCTGGGAGAAGAACTCGAGGGTTCCAGGAAAGCTCTGGAGCAGAAGAACAGGGAGATGGTCAAGGTCAAGGTGCAGGTCCAAGCCCTCAACGAAGAGCTCGAGAGGACACAAGACAAAAAGCTTTGTCCAGCAGAATGCCTTTCCAACGGTCACACTGTTAATCAGCCTCACAGACGATCAAGAAATGATACTAATGACTCCAAGGTTTGTGCACTCTTGTGA
- the isy1 gene encoding pre-mRNA-splicing factor ISY1 homolog has translation MARNAEKAMTALARFRQAQMEEGRVKERRPFLASECNELPKAEKWRRQIISEISKKVAQIQNAGLGEFKIRDLNDEINKLLREKGHWEVRIKELGGPDYGRVGPKMLDHEGKEVPGNRGYKYFGAAKDLPGVRELFEKEPVPPPRKTRAELMKDVDAEYYGYRDEDDGVLVPLEQEYEKQVITEAAEKWKAEREARLAGGGAGEKEEEEEEYIYAVQDEEHSDEEMGEQLEGEEGSQTFIAHVPVPSQKEIEEALVRRKKMELLQKYASEALMAQSEEARTLLGL, from the exons ATG GCGAGAAATGCTGAGAAGGCCAt GACGGCCTTGGCTCGATTTCGCCAGGCCCAGATGGAGGAAGGAAGAGTAAAG GAAAGAAGACCTTTTCTTGCATCAGAGTGTAATGAGTTACCAAAAGCAGAAAAATGGAGAAGACAG ATCATCAGCGAAATTTCCAAGAAAGTTGCTCAGATTCAAAATg CTGGCTTAGGTGAATTTAAGATCCGGGACCTTAATGATGAAATCAACAAGCTTCTTCGAGAGAAAGGACACTGGGAGGTTCGGATTAAAGAACTGGGTGGTCCTGATTATGGG AGAGTTGGGCCGAAGATGTTAGACCATGAAGGCAAAGAAGTGCCTGGAAACCGGGGTTATAAATACTTTGGAGCTGCCAAAGACCTGCCTGGAGTCAGAGAGCTGTTTGAGAAAGAGC ctgttCCACCCCCAAGAAAGACTCGGGCTGAGCTGATGAAGGATGTTGATGCAGAATACTATGGTTACAGGGATGAAGACGATGGTGTTCTGGTGCCTTTAGAGCAGGAATATGAAAAACAAG TCATAACGGAGGCAGCTGAGAAATGGAAAGCAGAAAGAGAGGCACGTCTGGCTGGAGGAGGAGCGGGAGAaaaggaggaagaagaggaggaaTATATTTACGCTGTTCAGGATGAGGAG CATTCTGATGAAGAAATGGGAGAGCAACTGGAAGGAGAGGAAGGATCACAGACATTTATAGCCCATGTTCCAGTGCCCTCACAGAAAGAG attgAAGAAGCCTTGGTAAGGAGGAAGAAGATGGAACTGTTGCAGAAATATGCCAGTGAAGCTTTGATGGCACAAAGCGAAGAGGCCAGAACACTTCTAGGACTATAG